The Solanum lycopersicum chromosome 2, SLM_r2.1 DNA window CTACCAAGTATAATGAACATCACTTCTATTGATGGAGTCCTTGACATGGAATCTAAAGTTTTATCAAAAGGATTGAGAAAAAGAGAAACTGTTTCCTGTCGtgaatattattgttataaaattcaaataagagATGAAGAACCAAATGAAACTTTACATTCTGGAAGGGTATTTCAACAATACATAGTTGACCAATATATAAAACTAGAGACACAAAGAttagattttatcttatttaatcaAGATCTATTTAGAGTTGAAGCCTTCCAAGGAATCATTGATTTATAAAGGCAAGGAGAAAGAGATGCTTCCAATATTGGGAGACAAAAATTTCTTCCTGGTAGTTTCATTGGAGGTCCAAGAGATATGCGTCGAAGATATATGGATACCATTGCTTTGGTACAACATTTTGGAAAACCCGACATATTTTTAACGATGACTTGCAATCCTTCTTGGCCTGAAATACAAGAACATTTACAACCAATGGAAGAAGTTCAAAATAGACCTGATTTAGTTAGTAGAGTATTCAGAGCAAAAGTAGAAGAAATTAAAACTGATattcaaaaaagaaacatatttgGAAAGGTTGCAGCTATTATGTATACAGTTGAGTTTCATAAAAGGGGTCTTCCCCATGCCCATTTTCTCATTATTCTTATGGATGGATATAAATTGTTAACACCAGAAGCATATGATAAAATTGTATGTGCTGAACTACCTGATCCCCATATTGATCATGATCTATACAAACTTGTGACCAAACACAAGATTCATGGTCCCTGTGGATATTTAAATCCTTCAAATTCATGCATGCAAAAACAAGGAAAATGTAAATTCAAATATCCAAAAGAACTTACTGAACAAACAACCAAAGGAAAGAATTCATATCCCCTTTACAAAAGACCAAAAATGATCACACCAATCAAAGTTAAAGGACACAACATTGATAATTCTTGGATTGTTCCGTACAATCCGTATTTACTGAAGAAATTTGGTTGTCATATGAATGTTGAAATATGTTCCGACATTAAGGCTGTCAAATacatttacaaatatatttgcAAAGGACATGATAAAATTGCATTTTCtgtaaataataatgatactaaCATAGAAATAGATGAAATCAAAGAATACCAATCTGCTAGATGGGTTTCTCCATCGGAGGCTGCATGGCGTCTGCTTGCTTTTGCGATAAGTGAAATGACTCCAAGTGTTTGCCAGTTGCAATTTCATCTTGATGGACAACAATttgtttctttcaaaaataaccAAACTGTGGATCAAATAATAAACAATCCAATGATTAAAAAACGATGTTAACATAATTCTTTCTTATGAACAAAATCAATAACGATGCTATAAATCTGAATTTACTGTATAAAGAGTTTCCCCAACACTTTGTATGGTCATCATCATACAAAATGTGGTCGCGTCGAAAACAACGACTTACTATCGGGCGTATTGTCACATGTCATCCAACCGAAGGAGAAAGATATTATCTTAGGTTGCTTCTAATGAATGTAAGAGAACCAACATCATACGAAGATCTTCGTACAATGAATGAAAGATGCTACACTACATTTAGGGAAGCTGCAGAAAAAAAGAGGCTTACTACGTTCTGATAACAACTTAATTGATTGTATGTCTGAAGCAGTCAACTATCAAATGCCTTATAGTTTAAGAAGACTATTTGCAACATTATTAGTTTATTGTAATCCTGGTAACCCAATATATCTTTGGAAAAAATACGAAGACTCTATGTCAGAGGATTTTAAAACAATTCCAAATGTTacaaaaaatgatattcaaCTCTTAGTTTTAAATCATATCAATGAAGTTCTACTTTCAATGGGACATGACATAAATGAATTCAAAGATATATTTGGAAATGTTAGCTCTTCTAGAACAACTAATGAGgcaaaagaaatttattttgaaagaaatataaTAGTGTCTGAAGAAGATATACTTCTACAAAGCAAATTAAATATTGAACAAAAAAGAACATATAACATAATTCTTGAAAGAGTATATTCTAATAAATCAGGAGCTTTTTTCATTGATGGTCCTGGGGGAActgtaaaaacatttttatatcGAGCTTTGTTGGCTGCTGTAAGAACAAAAGGATTCATAGCTTTGGCAACTGCACGTTTCAAAATTCCTGTTGACATTGATGACAGTTTCACTTGCAATATTAGTAAACAAAGTTTGTTAGCGATTCTAATTCGAGATTCAGAACTAATTGTTTGGGATGAAGTCTCAATGGCGAAAAAAAACATGATTGAAGCTCTTGATACACTTCTAAAAGATCTTATGAATACAAAAGCACTGTTTCGTGGAAAAGTAGTAGTTTTGGGGGGAGACTTTAGACAAACACTTCCTGTTGTTCGTAGTGGAAAAAAAGAGGACTTTATAAATCAAAGTTTATTATACTCCCGTATTGGGAATCATCTTGAAAAATTGTGCTTATCTGAAAACATGCGTGCGAAAAAAGATCCAGCATTTTGTGCATATTTAATGAGAATTGGAAATGGACAAGAAAAAACTAACAATTGCAACAAAATTGAAATTCCCAATAATTTTATCGTTCCCTTTACAGATGAAATAgaatctttaaatattttatttaatgttacTTATCCTAATTTACGTACATTCTATTGTAATCCATCTTTTATGACTCGCCGTATTATTTTGacaacaaaaaatgattttgttgatgaaataaatgatatgCTTATACATCGATTTCCCGATGATGCTACAGTATATACGGCTATTGACGAAACTATAGAACCAAATGATCAATGCCAATTTGAAGATTTTTTGCATACCTTACATCCTGCTAACTTACCACCTTAGAgattaactttgaaaaaaaattgtcctgttatattattaagaaatttaaatccTACTGAAGGTTTATGCAATGGTACACGATTGATATGTCATGATTTTAAGTCAAATGTTATTAGTGCTACTATTTGCAGTGGTGATTTTAAAGATAAACATGTCTTTATTCCAAAGATACCATTATTAGCATCACAAGATGAGAAACTTCCAGTTCCCTTCAAAAGAATACAATTTCCTATAAGATTATGTTTTGCTATGACTATAAACAAAGCTCAAGGTTAAACATTAGATTTTGTTGGAATATATTTGCGTGAACCAGTTTTTTCACATGACAACTTTATGTGTCTTTATCTCGAGCAAAATGTTCAGACaatgtaaaaatattaatacatcCACCAACTGCACAGGACACGGATGGTCATTCTACATATAATGTAGTTTATGATGAAATCATTCGAAAAGCATTGTCATGATACTTTTAAAAGTAATAAGTGTA harbors:
- the LOC138342108 gene encoding uncharacterized protein; this translates as MTCNPSWPEIQEHLQPMEEVQNRPDLVSRVFRAKVEEIKTDIQKRNIFGKVAAIMYTVEFHKRGLPHAHFLIILMDGYKLLTPEAYDKIVCAELPDPHIDHDLYKLVTKHKIHGPCGYLNPSNSCMQKQGKCKFKYPKELTEQTTKGKNSYPLYKRPKMITPIKVKGHNIDNSWIVPYNPYLLKKFGCHMNVEICSDIKAVKYIYKYICKGHDKIAFSVNNNDTNIEIDEIKEYQSARWVSPSEAAWRLLAFAISEMTPSVCQLQFHLDGQQFVSFKNNQTVDQIINNPMIKKRC
- the LOC138342109 gene encoding uncharacterized protein; this encodes MGHDINEFKDIFGNVSSSRTTNEAKEIYFERNIIVSEEDILLQSKLNIEQKRTYNIILERVYSNKSGAFFIDGPGGTVKTFLYRALLAAVRTKGFIALATARFKIPVDIDDSFTCNISKQSLLAILIRDSELIVWDEVSMAKKNMIEALDTLLKDLMNTKALFRGKVVVLGGDFRQTLPVVRSGKKEDFINQSLLYSRIGNHLEKLCLSENMRAKKDPAFCAYLMRIGNGQEKTNNCNKIEIPNNFIVPFTDEIESLNILFNVTYPNLRTFYCNPSFMTRRIILTTKNDFVDEINDMLIHRFPDDATVYTAIDETIEPNDQCQFEDFLHTLHPANLPP